A window of Cohnella herbarum contains these coding sequences:
- a CDS encoding sugar phosphate nucleotidyltransferase: MKAVILAGGTGTRLKPLTYWTNKHLLPVGSYPMICYGITKLRDSGIRDIVIVTNRAALGSFADVLGSGRDWGVSIIYRVQEEAGGIAQALELARPLILPKDKFIVLLGDNLFEESLKPYCEQYEKQTNGAMVLLKKVDDPRRYGVPKLDETSGRIVLIEEKPELPQSDFCVTGLYFYDSEVFDMIDGVKPSRRGELEITDVNNAYAQNGKLTYKELTGWWTDAGTFESLEEAGRRLKGAIT; the protein is encoded by the coding sequence TTGAAGGCTGTCATACTGGCGGGTGGAACGGGAACGCGTCTTAAACCGCTCACCTACTGGACGAACAAACACTTACTTCCCGTCGGATCGTATCCGATGATCTGTTACGGCATTACGAAATTACGCGACTCGGGAATTAGGGATATCGTTATCGTAACCAATCGGGCAGCTCTGGGTAGCTTTGCGGACGTACTCGGCAGCGGCAGGGATTGGGGAGTGTCCATAATCTATCGCGTGCAAGAGGAAGCCGGCGGCATCGCGCAGGCATTGGAACTCGCGAGGCCTCTGATTCTGCCGAAGGATAAATTCATCGTGTTGTTGGGGGATAATTTATTCGAGGAAAGCTTGAAACCTTATTGCGAGCAATACGAGAAGCAGACGAACGGCGCGATGGTTCTTCTGAAGAAAGTCGACGATCCTCGCCGTTACGGTGTTCCTAAGCTGGATGAGACGAGCGGCCGAATCGTTCTAATCGAAGAGAAGCCGGAGCTGCCTCAATCCGACTTTTGCGTGACGGGTCTTTATTTTTACGATTCCGAAGTATTCGATATGATCGACGGCGTTAAGCCTTCCCGCAGAGGGGAGCTCGAAATCACCGACGTGAACAACGCGTATGCCCAGAACGGCAAGCTTACGTATAAGGAACTTACGGGTTGGTGGACGGACGCCGGAACGTTCGAATCGCTAGAAGAGGCTGGAAGGAGATTAAAGGGGGCTATTACATGA
- a CDS encoding glycosyltransferase family 2 protein produces the protein MTRASIIIPTYNRLDLLQRCIYSIRQYTEMPYEIIVVDNGSTDGTASWCMQQNLALLSLPRNEGFPIACNKGLRLSSGDTLVLLNNDTVVTKNWLSNMSAALLSSSEVGIVGPVTNYASGSQQVQYPFEDLAEFQRIAVEVNVSDYAKWVRVERIVGFCFVFRRSLMEKIGLLDERFSPGHYEDDDFCLRTRLHGFSLLVCHDALIFHEGSASFKNEGELKQQQLVERNYRMFMDKWNLDPRVFI, from the coding sequence ATGACCAGAGCTTCCATCATCATTCCGACGTACAATCGGCTCGATTTACTGCAAAGATGCATTTACTCCATCCGCCAGTATACGGAAATGCCTTATGAAATCATTGTCGTAGATAACGGTTCAACGGACGGAACGGCATCTTGGTGTATGCAACAGAATCTTGCGCTGCTTTCCTTGCCACGGAATGAAGGTTTCCCGATTGCTTGCAACAAAGGTTTGCGGCTCTCTTCCGGAGACACGCTTGTTCTGTTGAACAACGATACGGTTGTTACGAAAAATTGGCTAAGCAACATGTCTGCGGCGCTTCTTAGTTCTTCCGAAGTCGGCATTGTCGGGCCTGTGACGAATTACGCTAGCGGATCGCAGCAAGTACAATACCCTTTCGAGGATCTAGCGGAATTTCAAAGAATCGCGGTAGAGGTTAACGTCTCGGATTATGCGAAATGGGTTAGGGTCGAAAGAATCGTTGGTTTTTGTTTTGTTTTTCGCCGCAGCCTGATGGAGAAGATCGGCCTCTTGGACGAACGGTTCTCGCCGGGACATTACGAAGACGACGATTTCTGTCTACGAACCCGGCTTCACGGATTCAGCCTTCTCGTCTGCCACGATGCCTTAATATTTCACGAGGGCAGCGCCAGCTTTAAGAATGAAGGCGAACTCAAGCAACAACAGCTTGTCGAGCGTAACTACCGGATGTTCATGGACAAATGGAATTTGGATCCGAGAGTATTCATCTGA
- a CDS encoding family 2 glycosyl transferase, which translates to MDHSAGLKDGIEWRGSSADDNRPDSLREIIHRKWNQRFLETNRASNTDWKLVQARGKSYSEGFMQGAGRHINISPVPLRNHAAAVVCAGTNEASLQEVLLQLAALPLQEVVIVLGKPSEWLFALARNDPKTVIAYLPEKVEPDIGRALGAKLTGADMILFVDGEKTVPADQLARFIWECEGKSDIALNDVSGQMGLFHQRGEIDRFHEFLNTSLNRGDLKINSLSNLPFAVSRNAFDTLGAAAFAIPVKAHALAILKGLRIGFGGSAGVRRFARNEDTEQKWRKAAGDHAEAWREAMSARGSRLQFADTQRNRSVLGEWEG; encoded by the coding sequence ATGGATCATTCAGCGGGCTTGAAGGACGGAATCGAATGGCGCGGAAGTTCGGCCGATGACAATCGTCCGGATTCGCTAAGAGAAATCATTCATAGGAAATGGAATCAGAGGTTCTTGGAAACGAATCGAGCTTCGAATACGGATTGGAAACTCGTGCAGGCCAGAGGAAAAAGTTATTCCGAAGGGTTCATGCAGGGTGCTGGAAGACATATAAATATTTCTCCGGTCCCTTTGCGCAATCACGCAGCCGCCGTAGTCTGTGCCGGAACGAATGAAGCCTCGTTGCAGGAAGTGCTGCTGCAATTGGCCGCGTTGCCGCTGCAAGAGGTCGTTATCGTTCTTGGCAAACCGTCCGAATGGTTGTTCGCGCTAGCGAGAAACGATCCGAAAACGGTAATCGCCTACCTGCCCGAGAAAGTCGAACCGGACATTGGACGGGCTCTGGGCGCCAAATTGACAGGAGCGGACATGATCCTGTTCGTTGACGGGGAGAAGACGGTTCCTGCTGATCAGTTGGCTCGATTTATATGGGAATGCGAGGGCAAATCCGATATTGCCCTTAACGACGTTTCCGGTCAGATGGGATTGTTCCATCAACGGGGAGAGATCGATCGGTTTCACGAGTTTCTGAATACGAGTTTGAACCGGGGAGATTTGAAGATCAATTCGTTGTCCAATCTCCCGTTCGCGGTTTCCCGGAATGCCTTCGATACTCTCGGGGCCGCGGCTTTCGCCATCCCCGTTAAGGCTCATGCTTTAGCCATTCTGAAAGGCTTGCGTATCGGGTTCGGAGGATCGGCGGGAGTCCGAAGATTTGCAAGAAACGAAGATACGGAGCAGAAGTGGAGAAAAGCGGCCGGAGATCATGCGGAGGCGTGGAGAGAAGCGATGAGCGCCAGGGGCAGTCGATTGCAATTCGCGGATACCCAACGGAACCGAAGCGTGTTAGGGGAGTGGGAGGGATGA
- a CDS encoding glycosyltransferase family 2 protein yields MANKIGKKGSRAPKIRNARNVRKRPVRGGRKTFGKEVENPRPPLDPWSAPYVSVIIPVMNERKTLRKVIQEAFRVHPHTEVIVVVNGSTDGSLEIARRSGAKVLVYDRPLGHDIGRSIGAREAIGNILLFIDADMVIPAGKLRAFVDAVAQGTDVALNDYSGPVNKPVVHGVVLAKHALNSLLGRSDLQGASMTAIPHAISRNALSVIGASSLSVPPLAHTVAIHEGLKVKRIIPVNVGMLNPIRAKRERTNSLEPLIVGDHLEAIQWWIRKSDSRGGYEDGARQRWMVR; encoded by the coding sequence TTGGCGAACAAGATCGGGAAGAAGGGTTCCCGTGCTCCTAAAATTCGAAATGCGAGAAACGTGCGCAAACGACCTGTAAGAGGGGGAAGGAAAACCTTCGGCAAGGAAGTCGAAAATCCTCGTCCGCCCCTTGATCCGTGGTCCGCTCCTTACGTATCGGTCATCATTCCCGTTATGAATGAGCGTAAAACGCTTAGAAAAGTAATTCAAGAAGCTTTTCGCGTGCATCCCCATACGGAAGTTATCGTCGTCGTGAACGGGTCGACCGACGGATCGTTGGAGATTGCAAGGAGAAGCGGCGCCAAGGTGCTCGTCTATGATCGTCCGCTTGGCCATGACATAGGAAGATCGATCGGAGCTAGGGAAGCCATAGGCAACATTTTGCTGTTTATCGATGCCGATATGGTTATTCCCGCCGGTAAACTCAGGGCTTTCGTGGATGCGGTGGCGCAAGGCACCGACGTTGCTTTGAACGATTATTCCGGCCCGGTCAACAAGCCTGTCGTTCATGGCGTCGTTCTCGCCAAGCATGCACTGAATTCGTTGCTCGGGAGATCGGATCTTCAAGGCGCGTCGATGACGGCTATCCCGCACGCGATTAGCCGCAATGCGCTGTCCGTCATCGGAGCATCGTCGTTATCCGTACCGCCTCTGGCGCATACGGTGGCGATCCATGAAGGCTTGAAGGTCAAACGGATTATTCCCGTTAACGTCGGGATGCTGAATCCGATCCGGGCGAAACGAGAGCGCACGAATTCTTTGGAGCCGCTGATCGTTGGCGATCACCTGGAGGCGATCCAATGGTGGATAAGGAAATCGGATTCCAGGGGCGGATATGAAGATGGAGCCCGTCAAAGATGGATGGTGAGATAA